Genomic window (Candidatus Melainabacteria bacterium):
GACAAACATCTCGACGAAATCGGAACCAGAAATACTGAAGAATGGCACGCCTGCTTCACCGGCAACGGCCTTGGCGAGGAGCGTCTTACCAGTACCAGGCGAACCAACCAGGAGAACACCGCGTGGAATTCGCGCTCCAAGCGCCTGGAACTTCTCAGGGCTCTTTAAAAAGTCGACGATTTCCTGCAGCTCTTGTTTGGCTTCGTCGATACCGGCTACATCTGCAAAGGTTACTTTCACCTTGTTATCGACCATCAGTTTGGCGCGGCTGCGACCAAAACTCATAGCCTGATTGCCACCAGATTGAGCACTCCGGAACATGAACAAGAAGCCGACGAGCAGAAGAATAGGGAGGAAGAACGAGCTGATCATGCTGAACCAGAAACTTGATTTATCCGGCTCTTTGATATCGAGCATGATGCCGGCTTTGTTGAACTCTTTGATCAGATCTTCCTTGGATTCTGTCGGAACAGTAACTTGCTTATCACGCTCCGAGCCAGCCATCTTGACGAGAATGCTGGCTTCACCGTTCGTGATCGTGACGCGCTGGATAGCGTCGGCTTTGCCCTCACGAATGATGTTCTGCAATTGCGAATATGTCAGAGGCTCATCATGCTTGCTGATGCTTGTCAGCGAAAACACAAATACGACCAACACTAATAGTAAAAAGAAAACGGCCCAAGTCGTTCCGTACTTCCGCATAATCGTCTCTACTCCAGAATCCTCATCATCAAATTATATCACGCTGTAACTCTTGCTCTAACCCTGAACCTGCCTGGCTTTCGAGCGTTCACAGATGACAGCAATTCATTTATATTTAGCAAATCCCCACCTCTATAACCGATCTCGGCGCTTGACATCCACTTCTAATGCAAAAATACCTTTCACACACTTGCGTTTAATGGGCTCTTAAGGCGATTACTGTCTAAATGAATTTGTAACTCGAAACTGAACCAATTTCCGAATATCAAGCAAATGTTACAAAACCAGCCACTCAGACAGAGACGAAATCGGCTGATATTGCCGAGATCGCAAGATGATGGGTGGGGTTTTCGCGCACCCGAATCTTTTCGTTCAGTCCCACTCCCGGCACCCATAAAACCTCGTTCCCGTCGGCTACGACAATAGTTTGCAAGAAGTTATTTCGGCTATTTCTGCTACTGCTACTCTTATTACTCTTCAAATATCTCTTGAGGCTGACTGATTGCGACATTCCGAGCGGAGTGATGCGATCGCCTTCACTCCCCAGGCGGACCAGAAGGTGGCCAGAGGTCGCGGTCAAGTCGACATACGCTTCCATGTCGGACCGGGAGGGAAATTGCATGGGTGAGTGCCCCGCATGCAACTCAACAGTTAACACCTGTCCAGACTGCAAGAGCATGGTTCGCCCTGGCACCTTCACAGCAACAGGATTAAAGTGATAGTCCTCAACTACCGCTTGCTTGTCAATCCATTCAATCTTGCTGCTGTCAACGGCTACGTCCCAGCGCTGATTGAGGGAAATTCTGCTCACACGGGAACCAGCGCTAGCCACTACATTTAATACCGTCTGCACACGCTCAAATGAAACCTCGATCTCTCGGCATTCAAATGACTGAGCCAGCAAACGCCGCTGCAAAGCCAAATGCACGCTCGAAAACGTCTCGGTCGACCAGGACTGACGAAGTGCCCCACCGAGTTGGTTGAGAACCGCCCCTGTAGCCTGATTGAGATACTCATCGTCGCAAGCGACAAGCTCGCGCAAACGTTCGACCTGCCGCTCCAGAGTGGGAAAGCGCGTCAGACACAGAGGTATGACTTCATTACGCAAAAAATTGCGTGCAAACTTGCTGCTCTTATTTGACGCATCTTGTTGAGGTACAACGCCACAGTATTCAAGGAATTCATTAACCTCAGACCGTGATGAAGTGAGCAGAGGACGGAGTAGCCAGATGCCATTACGCATCTGATGAGCACTTTTTATGCCAGACAACCCAGCCGGGGACGTGCCCCTGAGAAAGCGAAACAAGACCGTCTCTACCTGATCATTGGTAGTGTGCCCAAGCATGAGAAAGCGACAACCGTCAGACTGCGCACAACGAAACAGGAAGTCGTATCTGGTGGCACGCAAGTCAGACTCAGACGCTTCCGCCTTAACGTCTTCTGCAGCAACTCTGTAAACATCCAACTCGATGCCCAGTTTTTCGCACACCATTTTGCAAAATTGCTCGTCCTGGTCTGATTCCTCGCCTCTGAGTCGGTGATTTATATGACAGGCTCTGAACTTGAACTCAACCTGCCTGGCGAGCAAATGCAAGGCAACCAGCAGTGCGGTCGAATCGGGTCCACCTGAAATAGCCACCAATACTCCAGATTGGGCAGAGAAACAAGCTTCGTCAGGAAGGTTGTTCAGTGCTGCTGAAATCTTGGCAATGAGCGGGGGTGGCGTGTTTAAATGGAGGTCCATACGCTTCACAAAAGATTCTGACCGGGTAGGTTATCCTACCAATTAAGATCAGGGGAAATTGGAAAAGAGACGGAATGATGAAAATTCAACCTTTCTCGACAAAGAACAAAACAAGCGCAGTGAGCACTTTCGCGATTGCCTTATCGTTCACCTTGATCAGTCAGTTGATGGAGGCTCCGATTGCCTGGGGCGAAGACGCGCCTCCTGCCACTCGCGAGCCGTTGAAAGGTGGTGTAGAAGACACGAATGTCTTGCCGAACAAGCAAGATAACTTGAAAGACCAAATTCCAATGATGGTGCCTGTGCCGAAGAAAAAACTGGAAGGCCAGGCCGATGAAACTGGTCGCGATGCACTCAAAGGTCAAGCTGAAGACGAATCAGCCAATTTACAGGGTCTGAATGGTCAGACCGACAAAAAAGTCTTGCAAGGCAGCGCTCAGCAACTCGACGGAGCATTGAGCGAAGATCCTGACACTGCGGACCAACAATTGATGGTCGAATGGGATGCCTGGCGCAACCGCTTTCTGCGCGCGGTACAGTCTGACGTACAGAGCAATCTAAACAATTCAGAAGACACGATGTCACGATGGGACCCTCGTAGCCAAACAGTGATCAGACAATTTCCGCTTGGCACCACAGCCTGGTTCAAATGCGACATCAGAGAAGACTTGAAAATAGTCAATTTCCAACTGGTGAAGTCATCAGGTTTTCCAAACTACGACCGCCTGGTAATGGATGCGGTTGCGGCTTTGAACGGAACGGAAATTCTTCGTTTTCCGGCCAAATCAAAACGCCATCGAGTCAATCAAATGGCTGGTATTCAGACGGCATCACGCTCGTCGAATGAATATTTCCACTTTGGCGATGTGGAGAAGTATCGCGTGCCGAATCCCTGATTTAGTGCCGAATCCCGGACTGGGCTGCCGACTCTTACTGCTTCCAGACCGTAGTCGGTGGAACCTTGCCCGCGTGAATCTGATCTACCTGGTAATCAATCTGTTCAGCTTCGCTGATTCTGTCAGTTTTATGCAAGACATCGCTGTAGCAGTTTAGAAGAGCCAGAACCTGCGCACTTGTGTGGTCGCCGATCTTATCGCGAAGAAGCAGTGATTGCTTAATCAACGATTCACTCTCTTTGTAGTTTCCAGAGCGCTCCAACGTTTCAGCCAGCTTTTCTCTTATTGAGACAGATTCAAGATCTTCTACTCCGCCTTTGCGCTCGGCGAGAGCCAGTGCCTGCCTGAGATGCGATGCAGAGTCAGAGTACTTCTTTTGCTGATAACAAACTCGGGCCAGGGTGGTGAGCGGTTTGATCAACTCCGCGCTGCCAGCTCCGTACATGTTGACCGCAGCCGACAGAGCTTCACGATAATTCAAATCGGCGCCAGTTAAATCCTGGAGCTTCATGTCAACATTACCTAACCCGGTGTAAGCCTGATAAAGATTGGCGAAGTTCTTGACCTTCTGCTTCTCATAACGATGCACGATGGTCTCGTAACAGTACTCAGCCTCTTTGAGATTGTTCTGCTTTTCCAATACCTGAGCCGATCTGAACAGATCTTCTACCGATCTCTCAGGTGCCGCCGGCGCTGTGGGTGCCTGTGCATAGACCGTCGTGCTTGCGGTAATCGACAGCAAGACGACCCAAACAAACCTATTTAGCTTCATTGTTTCTCCAACCGTGCAGATGCCGCCCCAGGGAAAACTCTCATATTTAAAACTTAGCACGGGGCAGGATTGAACTGCCGACAACGCGGTTATGAGTCGCGTGCTCTACCGACTGAGCTACCGTGCCACTTAGGTTGATTATCCAGATGTTTAGCCCAAAGTGTCAAGCGACTAGCAAAGGTTAAATGGCAGCCGCTAGCGATGGTACGGAGCAAAACACAACCAGAGTCGACCATTGCGAGCTTTTAAGAAGCCTATGCTATTGGCATGCTTGGTAAACGTTGTTGCGCCTCATATCTTTTACAGCGAAACATGACAGCGAAATATGACGGCAAAAGCTAGTTGCAAACTGTGCCGAACAGCGTCTCATAAATTTCGATGAGTCCGCTTACTTTAATGCGGCCGAGGCCGATGGTACTGAAATCTGCGCAGCTGCCTGGATAAAGTGCTGGAACAGCGCGGCATTGGAAGCAAAATCACGTTCCGGATGCCACTGTACGCCAATAATGAACGGGCGCTCCTCGAGTTCCACCGCTTCGATAATCCCATCATCGGCGTGAGCTACAGCGACCAATCCTTTGCCCAGCTTCTTCACGGATTGGTGGTGCGAAGTCGGCACATCCAATCGCTCCGATTTATAGATTTGTCCCAGCTGACTGCTCAACTGCAAGTTCACAGGATGTTTGTGCGGATTTGCCTGCCATCCTTTGTTAATCGTATGAACAACAGATGTATCGGGCAATTCACTGTTGATATCTTGAATCAATGAGCCGCCAAGACTTATGTTAAGCAACTGAGCTCCAGCACAAATACCCAGAACGGGGAGATTTGTGCGATGCAAGGTACGGTCAATCAGTCGGAAATCAAACTCTTCTCGCTGTTTATCGCAAACCTCGACTTTGTCACTGGCTTCCTCGCCATACTTGCTGGGACAATAGTCGAGCCCGCCGATAAGCAACACGCCGTTCAAGCTGCGCAGAACATCATCGAGATCTGCGTCTGACATCGGCGGCAGCAAAACGGGTATGCCACCAGCCTTTTGTATCGCCTCATAATATGTTGTCTGAATTGACGCTTGAGGTGGCGTGCCGCTGGTTACGTCTAAATTGATGCCGATAATTGGTTTCATGAAATCAGAATAGATCACAAATTCAGAAATGGCTATCTCGTATAATCTTCCATGAACACAAGTGAAGTGACCAGTTCCGGCGTTAGTGAGGTTTACAGTGGCAGCAGAGTTAACGACCCAGAGCACAGCTGAAAATTTGCTCAGATCAGTTGATGCATGGCAGACCGGGCACTTCCTCTTAACAAGCGGATTGCACGGCAAAGAGTACATGCAGTGCCAGCGCGTTATGCAGTATCCACGCTTCGGCATGCAACTGGCACGAATGCTGGCCCGGCAACTGGTGGCCAGTGGACTGACACCATCTGTAGTAGCAGGTCCGGCGCTCGGTGCTATTCACTGGGAAGTTTTTGTCGCCTCGGCATTCGAGG
Coding sequences:
- the tilS gene encoding tRNA lysidine(34) synthetase TilS, translated to MDLHLNTPPPLIAKISAALNNLPDEACFSAQSGVLVAISGGPDSTALLVALHLLARQVEFKFRACHINHRLRGEESDQDEQFCKMVCEKLGIELDVYRVAAEDVKAEASESDLRATRYDFLFRCAQSDGCRFLMLGHTTNDQVETVLFRFLRGTSPAGLSGIKSAHQMRNGIWLLRPLLTSSRSEVNEFLEYCGVVPQQDASNKSSKFARNFLRNEVIPLCLTRFPTLERQVERLRELVACDDEYLNQATGAVLNQLGGALRQSWSTETFSSVHLALQRRLLAQSFECREIEVSFERVQTVLNVVASAGSRVSRISLNQRWDVAVDSSKIEWIDKQAVVEDYHFNPVAVKVPGRTMLLQSGQVLTVELHAGHSPMQFPSRSDMEAYVDLTATSGHLLVRLGSEGDRITPLGMSQSVSLKRYLKSNKSSSSRNSRNNFLQTIVVADGNEVLWVPGVGLNEKIRVRENPTHHLAISAISADFVSV
- a CDS encoding tetratricopeptide repeat protein, yielding MKLNRFVWVVLLSITASTTVYAQAPTAPAAPERSVEDLFRSAQVLEKQNNLKEAEYCYETIVHRYEKQKVKNFANLYQAYTGLGNVDMKLQDLTGADLNYREALSAAVNMYGAGSAELIKPLTTLARVCYQQKKYSDSASHLRQALALAERKGGVEDLESVSIREKLAETLERSGNYKESESLIKQSLLLRDKIGDHTSAQVLALLNCYSDVLHKTDRISEAEQIDYQVDQIHAGKVPPTTVWKQ
- a CDS encoding gamma-glutamyl-gamma-aminobutyrate hydrolase family protein, coding for MYSLPCNPLVKRKCPVCHASTDLSKFSAVLWVVNSAATVNLTNAGTGHFTCVHGRLYEIAISEFVIYSDFMKPIIGINLDVTSGTPPQASIQTTYYEAIQKAGGIPVLLPPMSDADLDDVLRSLNGVLLIGGLDYCPSKYGEEASDKVEVCDKQREEFDFRLIDRTLHRTNLPVLGICAGAQLLNISLGGSLIQDINSELPDTSVVHTINKGWQANPHKHPVNLQLSSQLGQIYKSERLDVPTSHHQSVKKLGKGLVAVAHADDGIIEAVELEERPFIIGVQWHPERDFASNAALFQHFIQAAAQISVPSASAALK